The Lepisosteus oculatus isolate fLepOcu1 chromosome 4, fLepOcu1.hap2, whole genome shotgun sequence genome window below encodes:
- the selenok gene encoding selenoprotein K codes for MVYVSNGQVLDSRSQSPWRLSFISDLFWGAVEFIGLFFQTIFQPDLSKKGNSGSSSYSRFDDGRGPPGFPGGRRRMGRVNHMGGGPSAPPTGGGGUGR; via the exons ATGGTGTACGTGTCTAATG GTCAGGTGTTGGACAGCAGGAGTCAGTCTCCATGGAGGTTGTCTTTCATAAGTGACCTCTTCTGGGGTGCCGTGGAATTCATTGGATTATT CTTTCAAACGATATTCCAGCCAGATTTATCCAAGAAAGGCAACTCTGGGTCTTCCTCTTACTCGAGATTTGATGATGGCAGGGG TCCGCCTGGATTCCCTGGAGGACGGCGGCGAATGGGCAGAGTAAATCACATGGGCGGGGGTCCTAGTGCCCCCCCCACGGGGGGAGGAGGATGAGGAAGGTGA
- the parapinopsina gene encoding parapinopsin a, with protein sequence MPRIGYTILAIIMAVFCTAAIILNATVILVTIRHRQLRQPINYSLVNLAVADLGVTVTGGSLTVLTNAMGYFSLGRIGCVIEGFSVAFFGIAGLCTVAVIAVDRFMVVCKPLGTVIFRTRHATVGVVFSWVWSFIWNTPPLFGWGSYQLEGVKTSCAPDWYSRSPANVSFIISYFTLCFAVPFTIIVFSYSRLLWTLKKVSSLGVAKGGTTAKAEVQVTRMVIIMVLAFLICWLPYAAFAMTVIFNPEIKINPIIATVPMYLTKSSTVYNPLIYIFMNRQFRDCAVPFLLCGRNPWAEELEEPEGDTTLSTVSKSNNKVAPT encoded by the exons ATGCCTAGAATTGGCTACACAATATTAGCTATTATCATGGCAGTATTCTGCACTGCAGCTATCATCCTCAATGCTACCGTTATTCTGGTGACAATTCGTCACAGGCAGCTAAGACAGCCCATAAACTATTCTTTGGTGAATTTAGCAGTCGCTGACCTGGGTGTTACTGTGACTGGGGGGTCACTGACCGTGCTGACAAATGCAATGGGCTACTTCAGCCTAGGCAGAATAGGATGTGTAATTGAAGGATTTTCTGTGGCTTTTTTTG GCATTGCAGGACTGTGCACTGTTGCAGTGATTGCAGTGGATCGCTTCATGGTGGTGTGCAAGCCCCTGGGAACAGTCATTTTTCGCACAAGACACGCTACGGTGGGGGTGGTGTTTTCCTGGGTATGGTCCTTCATTTGGAACACGCCCCCTCTGTTTGGCTGGGGCAGCTACCAGCTGGAGGGCGTGAAGACCTCCTGTGCCCCAGATTGGTACAGCAGAAGCCCTGCCAACGTCTCCTTCATTATCTCTTACTTCACTTTGTGTTTCGCTGTGCCATTCACCATCATTGTGTTCTCATATTCACGTCTCCTGTGGACATTAAAAAAG GTTTCCAGTCTTGGAGTAGCCAAAGGGGGCACCACTGCCAAGGCTGAGGTTCAGGTGACACGCATGGTTATTATAATGGTGCTGGCCTTCCTCATCTGCTGGCTCCCCTATGCAGCTTTCGCTATGACAGTGATTTTCAATCCGGAGATCAAGATAAACCCAATCATTGCCACTGTTCCGATGTACCTCACTAAGAGCAGCACGGTCTACAACCCTCTCATCTACATTTTCATGAACAGACAG TTTCGAGACTGTGCAGTGCCATTTTTGCTGTGTGGAAGAAATCCATGGGCCGAAGAACTTGAGGAACCAGAAGGAGACACCACCCTCTCCACTGTCAGCAAAAGTAATAATAAAGTTGCACCCACATAA